The following nucleotide sequence is from Lytechinus pictus isolate F3 Inbred chromosome 10, Lp3.0, whole genome shotgun sequence.
ttatccaaatgtataggggtctgaaaacaacaaatacgagttcagttatggatggcctgacgtgtagaatctttatcgattaaatcattttactatttcaaaatgaatcgttttgtggcgttttaccaacagtttttatagtttctttgtattacaattatcattgaatgcattaacccacttgttttgtgatgtaatttcaacctctatgattgattacgtaagattgtaattttaaaatttctaggcacttttgcatgtcatagtctacccacgtgataccactacgtcattaagaaagaagttatgacaggttcggaggtgtcataaatatttagtgaggtcgttgtacccgatcttggtaaagagggcttcgtgaaacggatagcggacaagtagctcactatctctgatttagtcaagaagttagacttatgacggtgttgagaaacgggcccctgaatgCATAAAGCACTCCATAAGCAAGCATAATCGAATAACATGAGCTAAAATTGAAAGAATGTATGAAACGATGACTCAATGAACTAGTCTAATTATTGCTAGCTAGCAAGAGATTGGGAgaaagttaaaggacaagtccacccaataactaaagttgatttgaaaaaaaagaacaactaaacaagcataacactaaaaaattcatcaaataagtCAGATGTGGATAAGAAAGTTaattaaaaactgaaatatcgttttattcaaacaataaaaaacaaaagaaatagtgaatgagggggagtgagtgacatcatcaacatttacatgtcactgaattgtgcatatattatattttcgtgaaaaaaataagcgaaatatTAGTCACAGATTAAGATAGAGAAAGATTAGGTATtctggagagagagaggaggatgGGTATAAAGGCACAGGGTACAAAGATATGTTTTTCAGGATTTCTCTTCATAGGCCTATTCTACAGATAAGTGAATGAGAACTATCACTTTGTCGAAAAGTTTGttgcaaaaattaaaaagaaacgaATAAAAAAACCCGGGAAAAAAGCATCGACAAAAGCCTATGCACTGCTGTCCGATAATGACAAGGAGtgtaaaatgcatatttttttaatcttccaGTGGTTCATGAAgacttgaagaaaaaacaataaaaagaacatAACATTATAGTAGAgagaacatatcattttaataaaacaaCATCTTTCAAAGTAATCAAGCCTCATCCTGAGCTTGAAAATTTTATCACTTCATGacgaccattttttttttcaggagctGACATGGCTCTGCATGGGAAGCGGGGTTACTGGATGTGTTGAAGCACCCCAAGATTTTTCTGAGGGTGCTTTGTAATGTATATACACCATAGCCAATACCCCCTAGAAATCAGGCTGGTATGCTAACAGGTAGAAATGTAATCAATATTACCTTCATTttcgagcaatttttttttcttttgcttgtcaattttttttctggcccAAATCACTTttgcagtatatatatattttattctattttttcggggggggggggggtgggaggctTCTTATTGTTTTCAAAACCAGCATCCCCTCTTAACATGCTTAAAATCGTTCCCATGCAGGGCCATGGGGAGCTGATGTGAATGATTCTCTTTTGAAATACTGAAGGTGCTATAAAaaccattttgatttttttagaagatgacatttcattcatttttatcacATCGTATATGGGTAAGCTCCTCGTTTAAGActtcataaatgaaaaaaaaaaacaattaaatgactttctttttgttatctttGATAGATTCTTCTCAAACcgtcaccaatatatttttttatttttctgctatctTTATTataaacttttcgtcagggtgaactttccctttaagatACAAcgctaatatacatgtacctattttttttttttgggggggggggtgggcgtgAAGGAGTGGAGGTACTTGGAAGTATAAGTACTCTCTCatcaccccctctctccctctttctttctttctttctttctcgactctctctctctctctctcacacacgcacacacacctaCCCCACACTCTCGTCAGATTAACAACCAATAAACACAGTGACAAAATATTCGAATCAAGAACGCATTTTATTAATCTTAATTGGACGGACAACAATTAAACTTCACATATTAAATGGATCAGCAACAgagaattaatatcaatgagatGTGGGTGTTTACAGATGACACCAGAGATTAAAGGAAATCAAGACATACTGTCGATGCAGAATAAGAATGGTATAAACACAAGGCATTTCGCCATTTGGCGTCAATGCAATTACAAAACCCTCGATATAATAAACAAAGCAAAATGGCATTCAATTCACACTATTAAACAACACCCAACAACAAGCACATCGAATAAAAATTGCCAAACACATTTTACAAGTCAGTCTCACTCCAGTCAACATTCTACGTGCCTTTTCCTTTCCTCCCCATAGTCCTCTCATTTTATCGCGTCCAATCCATTACATCTCTCCCCCTCTACcccatcaggggcccgttgcagaaagagttgatcgcaagtcccaaatgcgcgctgttcattggttgaaaatcaagttgcgcatgatgtttagagttgcgattgattgcaactctttttcTCTTCCCCATCTCCACTCCTTCTTCTCTCTACCACATCTCCACTCCTTCATTCTATCCCGTCTACACCCCATCTCTCCTCACCATCTTCACCCCTTCTCTTTACCCCATCTCCACTCCTCTCTCCCCCATTTTATACACTCGAGGTATTTCTCCCTCATTATACCCCATCTCAACTCCTTCTGTCTGTCTAATTAATCTCCCGTCTACCCCTTCTGTCTCTCTACCTCATCTCCACTCCCTTCTCATCTTCTCTACCCATCATTACTCCTTCTGTTCCTCTCGTCTCCAACTCTTTCTCCCTCATTATACCCCATCTCCACTCCTTCTGTCTTTCATCTTCTCTACCCATCATCACTCCTTGTGTCCCTCTCATCTCTAACTCTTACTCCCTCATTATACCCCATCTCCATCCCTTCTGCCTCTCTAATCATACCCCATCTCCACCccctcctctccctctctccacACCATATCCACTTCTCCTCTCACTAGCCCCGTCTCCACCACTTCTGTCTCTCTCATCTTTCTCCCTCATCCATCGCCACTCATTTTGCTGATCTCTTTTGTATACCCCTACCTCTGCCAGTATGTCAAGCAATATAATCTCAATAATGTTTGACTGAACATTTGAATATCCATtccatttccttttttctatCTAACGTACCCCCTCTACCCTTATTACTCCACCATGCATCTCCGGTCTCCCCTTCCAGGTCTTTTCAAACACTTTCCATCTTCTTTTCCTATGTGTTATCTCATAATATCTCTCTTCAACTATCCTTTCACATTTTCCCCATATGAAATGTTTGTTCTATCGTGTATCATTCTCGACATCCACACCCACTTTTTGTCCTCCCCTTCTCctccttattattttcttcactctttttttcattgttcTCACCCTTCTCGCGATATAGCTATCCTTTGTTCCACCTCCATATTTGTTTTCTGACACCCTTTCCAAACTTCCGCCATTCTTTCATCCATTACATACAGTACCTTGACTCCCTTCAGTGTCCAGTCCTACTATGATAAATATACTTATCTAAACtcccacaacccccccccctctctgtctcatcctctctttctcccctatCTCTCACCCCACACattccctctctatctctctccctctcttcgtGTATCTCAttctatatatctctctctccatctttcattttcctctctctctcaatcCCGCACTCCCTTGCTCTCtctccacccctccccctctctctctctctctctcatactgtatttgtttttcttcagtttGATTGGATATAGCTCGAATTAGGACCCACATTCTGCATAAATATAAATTTAGGATTGTTGTGAGTTCTGTGTATCCATACTATttcatcttatctttttttctgtCGGTGGTTTCAGTCCTAGGGCATATTGGAATTTTTTTGTTCTACACAACACCAAGCAATCTTGGTGTATTCAAAACTGGGCTCCAAACTGCACAAAATATTGTGATACAAATGTATATCGTATCAAACAGCACTCTTGTGCTGGTTGATACGATATACATTTAGGTatacataaatgttttaaaaaacgGCTATATGTTCAATGTGCAAAAAATAGTGTGTTAGAATATGATATTATGTCTGTAATCAACAGGCAAACTTTTCGGCAAGGTTATCAATCatatcattaaaggggaatccagccttggctataaaatgctgtgttgggaaggagaaaaataaatcaaacagaatggtgaaagtttgaaagaaatcggacaagcaataagaaagttatagctgctttaaaattgagatcactaatactatgtagatttcaaattggcaactgagtaagtaaattatgacaaggggcaaggacaactttcccataggccatgtactttattatcagggattagtggttttctcctaagtacccattcccctggggcagtaatctaaatataacccaggtagtatattgttttatgtcctcatgaaagaaaactataatttgaaataacacttttggggaaaatgacattttagccataatatgtattggagtacatggaagagtagtccttgccttacatcactatgacttcccatatgcggccaatttgaagtctccatgggtatagtgattaccaatatttataacttttaaaaattcataactttcttgttgtttgtccaatattgttcaaactttcacctatcaacttgtctgatttttcttttccttataaaaacaagtttttatttgggttggattcccctttaatgattcTCACAAAAAATACAGTGGGTCTAATATGCTATTCAGACAGCTGTTACTATAGCaacatgataacaataatgctTCGGAGAATAGATTGCATCTTCAGAATACATTCTCGAGATAGGAGAGGATAATCGGgcaatatcatattcataaatagtaacattaaaaattcaaaataatgttgCCAATCAAACTTTCGGCTAATTTACCTCGAGTATGTGATCTCAATGCTGTCATCGATTAATCGATTAATTCCAGGTACAGAACGTCGGCGAATAATAATTTAGGAATATTGAAATTTCACTGGAGAATTTGACGTTCAATGTTTGCAACACCAcgaaatcaatatcaaaaataaaattcaaacgAAAATACAACCAAAATTTGTTAAATGGcatacatacaaaatataacTTTGACTTGGTTGAAAACAACGGATTACAAAAGTATAAATCACGATTCATCGagtataaaaacacatttttgtcAGTTTCAAAAGTgatcagctcttttgaatatatatacatgtgctGTGCATTCATCCTCATTAGGGGAAACAATAATGCCAATGCACCCATTAATACTTATACACTACTAACAAACAGAGTGATATTATATCACATGACTACATTTTCGTACACGCGACATGGAAAGATGGCGGTAAATTTAAGTAATTAATATACATACCGAGCATGCGCCGACCGTCTTTATGACAAGCTTTTTGTACTCacaattatgtatttcattttacaaaacatttatatcatGAATGTGTTTTGTGTAATGGATGCGAAATAGACTGACGAACATTAATGTCATGCACACTTTCTGAAAGCTTTCTCCAGGATTGTCTGGCTAAATTACATGTGTTATTTACtatccgccctttcacacggtaaaaaaaaatcgtaatttgaatgatgattccaatgaaaaataaggctaatgacaaatatttagcacgtgtgaaaccaaactagaacatgattagaatcatggACGCTATTAATTCCAGTCACGATTACTATAGCATTCATCAttgcaatgatgattcaagattcacgtgtgaaaagggcCTAAAATGCCTTCctaggaaatacatgtaggcgAATAGTTAACAGTTCAGTTAGCCTCTTGGCAGACGGGAGCAACTCGGTGTTAATAAGGAGTTTTCGGAACGACTATTCGCTGACGCTCTCTGGAacgtagagaatctattgtcaaaaaccCTTCATGACAAAAACGTCTTGTCGAAAAACGGTGAATCATCACAGCAGTATCGTCCGTGACTATGgaaaaacgacatatttgcaatttttcgtcagctcccaATCTTAGGATGATCATCTTTCTCGGTTCACCCATTTTCGACAAAGATCTCCGAGATTTCAAATGTGAATCAATGCATTTGTTGTGTTTTAGGATTGAAACAGCGTGGTTGAGCGAAAACACGCAAATACCAAATTTAATGAGAACATTAGGCTAGTATTAATATACGTAGCACCGACGATATTATCACCTCATGGTATGAAATTAAAGGGACACTCCAGGCTGTAAATcgtatgatttgaacagaattaGAAAACCCAGACAAACAAAAGACTgaaaaggaataacaaagttatggcattttaaagatttgcattaattaggtaaaaaaaaagttctgggcatgtcttcatgattattcaatgagcaaactgatgatgacATGATACCCATAAtgttatttgcattttattatatgaaattaggtttattcatattttgtcctTCAAAACCAAAAGTATTGGAATAACTGATTAAGTGCAATAgaattgctgcaacttatttcaatataagggagacatatcattcacacatgttgaaaaaaatgaaacaattatgatttcatggaaTAAcgtaagaaaaaaggaaggtgaggatgtgacatcatcagcccatctaatgaatattcatgacggcgTGCATATAACGGTTTTCATAATAtattgctaatctttaaaattcaataacttcgctatgtgttattagattttgatgaaattttcagcgttttgctctgtgaattttactctatttagatATAAACATTTCAGCCCGGGGCATCCCGTTAAGTTGAATACATCCAAAATAACAGATTTAATTCTTTTTCATTAATCTTTAGCAAACGTCGTAAAGGATCAGGAGTCATTTGTCACTAAATGTTGAGGACTTAGGCCTAGACTTACAGCCAAGAAAGTCCATCTTATGGTGGCGCTCTACATACGCTGAAAGTGGACTGAAGTCGGCGTCGGAGGTGGCTTGACTTGTGTCTTTCGAAAGCCGGACTGACACTGTCTCGGACCCTGAGTCCACCTTTGGATGTGGTTTGAAGGCGGCGTCAAATTGCCCGACTGAAGCCGGCTGGCAACAACGCCGGCTTCATTCCTGCAAATTGGTATGTCCTCCAAGTGGACTCAGGCCGGAttgaccactgaactagaaataacGAACAATAATTATAGCTGACGAACAATATAAAATGTTGACAGGAATCGTCAGCCAACTCGCGTCACATGAATAAGCGGCGCGAAGGCGGCTTTTTGTAAACCGGATAGTGATTTCGAGGCGGCGCGCCGCGGCGTCAGTTCACTTTCGGCGTAAACTATGTGTACCACCACCCAAATTGCTTTCGTGAAGGCGACTTCAAAGCCGGCGTCGGAGGCGGCCTGAAATCCGAAGCATGTGTATCAGTGGCCGTATATAGCAATTGATGTCTGTTGCAGCCTGCCGTGTAGTCCCATACCAATTGTGACAGGATCTAAATGTTACGCGACCAAAGCGACACTTACAAAGTAGCCCCTCAGGGCTTAACTTTGAAGTTCATACACGTTAACTAAATCAACATATATATAGTTTATCTTTCCTCGACAATACTATTTGGCAAATCTCATGCGTACTGAAAGCTTTAATTCGTTAACATAATGATTCTAGATCAATTTTCACGTTGACATTATCCGGAAGTATTTACATCATACTTCTCGAAGTGCACTTTCAAATTTACAACATCATATTCTGTTTCCCGCGAAGAAGTCTAAGAGACTAAGTTTATACAGCGATGAGTTTAGTATTTTCGAATGTTAGACAATAAGGCCTTCATCACCTGGGGCACCACGCACGAcatcattatttatcattagTGCTCATACCCATAAGCCTTCGCATATTCAGCCTATTTCAGATCTTTGCTTTGGCGGCTTGTTTCTATCTCCATCTATCTCTATCTTCTATCATTAAGATGTTACTCAAAATACACTTTGCTCAATTGAGATCTCGACGATCGCCCTCCGAATCTTTGTAAATGCGGAAACAGAGGAAAACTTTTTGAGGTTGTCCTTGGCAACCGGTAATGAGACAGTGTTGAGCGATGATCATCTCCGGGCTATCAAAATAGATCCTTGTTCACAGAACAATATTTGTCGGTATATTCTTTTCTCAAAAATGTCCTTTGTCGCTCTTGTCGGTGCGTAATACTCTCGTTAATACATAAATCACGTGGGTGTTGAAGGTTTTTACTCTTATTTGTGTGGCTTCTTGCGAAAACAGTTGCATGCTTAATTTAAGAGTAGTCAGAActgaaagaaaacaatattctattAATCGTGTTAAGTAGATGAAGCCCGATACTAGTACACGATGAATTGTTATCGTCCCCGGAAACTTGTTAATGGTGTATTTTTACAAACACAAGGTGAACGGAATACGGAATCGCAACACACCACTGACGTGAGGCAGACAGATTTAAACGAGATAAGTATCAAGACAGTCTATTAAATAGTGCTGAATTTAAAGAATGGCGCCACTAAAAGTAAAGACAAAAATAGAACTTAGTGTAATTTCCacttgtgaaaattttcaaacaGTTTAAATCAAGTTCTTGATTGAATAGCGGGTCCTTTGCCTTCCCCTATATCCACTAATGGTCCGTCCGTAATCTCGCAGACAAATTAGCATTTTGGTTTCACGGTCGAACAACCATCATGGCTAAGCTACACATCCAGTTTGATCAGACATTCTCTGTAAACGTTCGTTTGGTATCCTCATTCTTTGGCGAATATACCATATCATACCACCCTGGTCTATTTCCAATCTCAATTGAAAGCCTAATATCTAAATTTCTACTCATGGTAGTAGTTTGGTCCAATCCAACCTAGTCTCGGCTCAATCACCTGTTGCAGACTTTACACGAACATGACGAAaagatttgtttgttttcttcaaaatgtgaTTCTTGATTACTTAGCTGTGGCATAGCCGAAGGAATGCTAAGGCGTCCGTCCAAATCGGATTCCCTGTCCTTTATCAGTTTGGCTTTGCCCTTCAATGCTGACATCGCTACTGAATACAGCACATAGCTTTTCTTAGCTTTCTATGGATACTACCCCTCTCGCTTTCATCGTCGTCGACTTCGTCCATACTACTTCCCCTTATGGTCTTTAGCCGGAGCTGCAGAAGATCACTGCGGACACTGGGTCTTCTCGCATTGGGAGTGACCATCCCACAGGCCTCGCTCAACCGTCTCCTCAGGGCTAACTTTCCATTATGACTCGGCCTAAGAGACGTCGGTCCGTGACTTGCACTCACTTTCCGATGCAGCGACGGGCTCATCTCGCTTGGCAAGCGAGCATTTTCAAAAAGACACCTGAAGAGGACGTCAACATTATAGAACTTCTTGGCGGACGTTTCCAGAAAGACACACCTTCTGGTCTGGTCAAAGGCTGCTTTGGCTTCATCCAGAGGAACCTGCCGGTTGTTGTCCTTGTCGCATTTGTTCCCTGCAATAACCATTGGGGTGCATTTTGTGCTGTTGGCAGTGTTCTTGGTTGATTGTATCTGTTCCCGAAGGCGAATGGCTTCTTGAAAGCTATTTCTGTCGTCAATGCTGTATACAATGATGAAGACGTCACCTgaattagaaaatgaaaaaaaaaatgaaagttaatATTAGCTTATATCAGCCTACTTGATTCCCACTCTATAAGCATAGAAAGAAAATCCGGAGGGGGTGAACACTCCACTGTATTGTTGTACACACGAGTCACCATGGGTTTCCCAAACTACCCATAAATATTTAATAGTCAAAATCACACCCTGTTTCCACctgcactgttagaaaatttatccttaaaataaaaaagttcctgcagcagagtctcgagaacacctgtaatcttaccagattgcgtaatcttacaggaaattgatatttggtgtatggaaccttacaaatttcctttaataaaacgcccttttccccattttaaacagacctgttctgttaaattgcagaaaaatccctgttttatgaatttacagaatgattctgttattgctttctgcaaaatcttcttttttctgtaaaatcaggttttttttaacagtgtgttTGCTTGACAAAAGACCCTCTGAATCAAGAGCCCTTATGAGAACACAGCGTCACAGGGgtgatgtcataattttcataacgtgtgaaaataaaatgctCCATTTTAACTTATAAATTCATTGAAATCTActtcacactgtaaaaacgctgtttaaaatcttaagcGCGTTGTTTAAGCCTGGCACTCTGATgattattgtttaaacttttaaaacaagttgtttaaactttttgaacaattaaaattcaaacaacttgttttaaagcataaacaatagttgttagagtgacgggcttaaacagcCTATActttaaaaattttaaacagcgttttcaCAGTGCACTctctctaaatgcaaaagagc
It contains:
- the LOC129270226 gene encoding dexamethasone-induced Ras-related protein 1-like — protein: MGQIAPESIYDPGRDVFIIVYSIDDRNSFQEAIRLREQIQSTKNTANSTKCTPMVIAGNKCDKDNNRQVPLDEAKAAFDQTRRCVFLETSAKKFYNVDVLFRCLFENARLPSEMSPSLHRKVSASHGPTSLRPSHNGKLALRRRLSEACGMVTPNARRPSVRSDLLQLRLKTIRGSSMDEVDDDESERGSIHRKLRKAMCCIQ